In Agromyces archimandritae, one genomic interval encodes:
- a CDS encoding SDR family NAD(P)-dependent oxidoreductase, producing the protein MRRDGVVVVTGAASGIGAATVAHLRSRGRVVVGIDLAGPGADPAVHHLADVTDADAVAGAIERIDGGVGPVRGLVTCAGIIRVEDALEMPAVEFRRVLDVNVTGTFLAAQAAARVMARRGGGSIVTVASVSGILAAPHRAAYSASKGAVMALTRALAFDLASRRIRVNAVAPGSTETPLLRSVQSPALRDAVLASVPLGRLGQPVEIAEVVEFLLGDGGSFVTGQTWAVDGGQSVQAGWQLPEEES; encoded by the coding sequence ATGAGACGCGACGGAGTCGTCGTCGTCACCGGCGCGGCATCGGGGATCGGCGCTGCGACGGTCGCGCACCTGCGCTCCCGCGGCAGGGTCGTCGTCGGGATCGACCTCGCGGGCCCCGGAGCCGACCCGGCGGTCCATCACCTCGCCGACGTCACCGATGCCGACGCGGTCGCCGGTGCGATCGAGCGCATCGACGGCGGGGTCGGCCCGGTGCGGGGACTCGTCACCTGCGCGGGGATCATCCGCGTCGAGGACGCCCTGGAGATGCCGGCGGTGGAGTTCCGTCGTGTCCTCGACGTCAACGTCACGGGCACCTTCCTCGCCGCACAGGCAGCGGCTCGGGTGATGGCGCGTCGCGGCGGCGGGTCCATCGTCACGGTCGCCTCGGTCAGCGGGATCCTCGCGGCGCCGCACCGCGCGGCGTACTCCGCGTCGAAGGGCGCGGTGATGGCGTTGACGAGGGCCCTCGCCTTCGATCTCGCGTCGCGGAGAATACGCGTCAACGCGGTCGCACCGGGATCGACCGAGACCCCGCTGCTGCGCAGCGTGCAATCACCGGCCCTGCGCGACGCCGTGCTCGCCAGCGTGCCCCTCGGGCGCCTGGGACAGCCCGTGGAGATCGCGGAGGTCGTCGAGTTCCTGCTCGGCGACGGCGGGTCGTTCGTCACGGGGCAGACCTGGGCCGTGGACGGCGGCCAGTCCGTCCAGGCGGGCTGGCAGCTTCCGGAGGAGGAATCATGA
- a CDS encoding VOC family protein: MNTALGAIRQNGFVVADLDDAIRNWTDRLGIGPFFRIAEQPLVGFTHRGAPSEARIAVALAQSGGIQIELIQPLDEHPSAFAEYRRTSGVGLQHVAHWTQEFDQAVALVRARGLRLVQSGRSGSGGPDERFAYFEVPGSTAPIVEISETRGRKAALFAAVAAASEDWDGADPVRDMAELLR, from the coding sequence ATGAACACGGCACTCGGTGCCATCAGGCAGAACGGATTCGTCGTTGCGGATCTCGACGACGCGATCCGCAACTGGACCGACCGGCTCGGCATCGGTCCGTTCTTCCGCATTGCGGAGCAGCCGCTCGTCGGCTTCACACACCGTGGAGCGCCGAGCGAGGCCCGGATCGCGGTCGCGCTCGCGCAGAGCGGCGGCATTCAGATCGAGCTCATCCAGCCGTTGGACGAGCATCCCAGCGCGTTCGCCGAGTACCGGAGGACCTCGGGAGTGGGCCTGCAGCACGTGGCCCACTGGACGCAGGAGTTCGATCAGGCCGTCGCACTCGTGCGCGCACGCGGCCTCCGGCTCGTGCAGTCCGGCCGGTCCGGCAGTGGCGGTCCCGATGAACGGTTCGCGTACTTCGAGGTGCCGGGCTCGACGGCTCCGATCGTCGAGATTTCCGAGACCCGGGGACGCAAGGCCGCCCTGTTCGCGGCGGTCGCCGCTGCATCGGAGGACTGGGACGGTGCGGACCCCGTGCGCGACATGGCGGAGCTGCTGCGATGA
- the dmpG gene encoding 4-hydroxy-2-oxovalerate aldolase: MTARPLPDFDGIRLTDTTLRDGSHAVRHRFTVDQVEAVIRGLDDAGVPVAEVSHGDGLGGSSFAYGMSGTDELRLIERAAEAASRTRIATLLVPGIGTVERMREAASAGAQIVRVATHCTEADVSVQHFTIAREIGLETAGFLMLAHRAAPAELAAQARIMADAGCQCIYVVDSAGALLPHQVTDRVDALLQELGDDAQVGMHAHLNLGVGVANSLAAARAGARQIDGTLCGLGAGAGNSPTEQLVAVFERAGLITHVDLDGILAIADRLPELVGRLPRADRAAIVQGYAGVYSSFLLHAERIGADHGVPTHELLAEAGRRGYVGGQEDLLLDIAVEFAAR; this comes from the coding sequence ATGACCGCCCGACCGCTGCCTGACTTCGACGGGATCCGCCTCACCGATACGACACTCCGTGACGGCAGCCACGCCGTACGTCATCGCTTCACCGTCGATCAGGTCGAGGCCGTCATCCGGGGTCTTGACGACGCTGGAGTGCCCGTGGCGGAGGTGAGCCACGGCGACGGACTCGGCGGGTCGTCATTCGCCTACGGCATGAGTGGCACCGACGAGCTCCGCCTCATCGAGAGGGCGGCGGAGGCGGCGTCCCGCACACGGATCGCGACTCTGCTGGTACCGGGGATCGGCACTGTCGAGCGCATGCGCGAGGCGGCGTCCGCGGGCGCGCAGATCGTCCGGGTCGCGACGCACTGCACCGAGGCGGACGTGTCGGTGCAGCACTTCACCATCGCCCGCGAGATCGGGCTGGAGACCGCGGGCTTCCTCATGCTCGCTCATCGTGCGGCGCCGGCCGAGCTGGCAGCGCAGGCCCGCATCATGGCGGATGCCGGCTGCCAGTGCATCTACGTCGTCGACTCCGCGGGCGCGCTGCTGCCTCATCAGGTGACCGACCGGGTCGACGCGCTCCTGCAGGAGCTGGGCGACGACGCGCAGGTGGGCATGCACGCGCATCTCAACCTGGGCGTCGGTGTCGCGAACAGCCTCGCGGCTGCGCGTGCCGGGGCCCGCCAGATCGACGGCACCCTCTGCGGGCTGGGCGCCGGTGCGGGAAACTCCCCGACGGAGCAGCTCGTGGCCGTCTTCGAGCGCGCCGGTCTCATCACGCACGTCGATCTGGACGGCATCCTCGCGATCGCCGACCGGCTCCCCGAGCTCGTCGGCCGGCTCCCTCGGGCCGATCGTGCGGCGATCGTGCAGGGGTACGCCGGCGTGTACTCGTCGTTCCTGCTGCACGCCGAGCGGATCGGCGCCGACCACGGCGTCCCGACCCACGAGCTGCTCGCCGAGGCGGGCAGACGCGGATACGTCGGAGGGCAGGAGGATCTGCTGCTCGACATCGCGGTCGAGTTCGCCGCCCGATGA
- a CDS encoding acetaldehyde dehydrogenase (acetylating), which produces MAAMAAIVGSGNIGTDLMMKLLRDDALELRHLIGIDPESEGLARARALGVETSHEGVDWLLAQDELPDIVFDATSAATHEVHAPRLAEAGVRTIDLTPAAVGPFLCPAVNAGEYLDAPNVNMITCGGQATIPIVHAVSSVTPVAYAEIVASISSRSAGPGTRANIDEFTHTTSRAIAEVGGAAKGKAIVVLNPVRPEMLMRDTVFCALDADADTAAITASVERAVARVAHYVPGYRLVSAPRFDAPREEWNGAARVTVMLEVEGNGDFLPPWAGNLDIMTAAAARVGHLFAERLEGALR; this is translated from the coding sequence ATGGCAGCAATGGCGGCGATCGTCGGCTCCGGCAACATCGGCACGGACCTGATGATGAAACTGCTCAGGGACGACGCCCTGGAACTCCGGCATCTGATCGGGATCGATCCGGAGTCCGAGGGTCTGGCCCGCGCGCGGGCGCTCGGAGTCGAGACGAGTCACGAAGGGGTCGACTGGCTGCTCGCTCAGGACGAGCTGCCCGACATCGTCTTCGATGCGACCTCGGCGGCGACCCACGAGGTGCACGCGCCCCGTCTCGCAGAGGCGGGGGTCAGGACGATCGATCTGACCCCCGCGGCCGTTGGTCCGTTCCTCTGCCCTGCGGTGAACGCGGGTGAGTACCTCGACGCGCCGAACGTGAACATGATCACGTGCGGCGGGCAGGCGACGATCCCGATCGTGCATGCGGTGTCGTCCGTGACCCCGGTCGCCTACGCCGAGATCGTTGCGTCGATCTCCTCGCGATCGGCGGGTCCGGGCACCCGGGCGAACATCGACGAGTTCACGCACACGACCTCTCGGGCGATTGCCGAGGTCGGTGGCGCCGCGAAGGGGAAGGCGATCGTGGTGCTCAACCCCGTCCGGCCCGAGATGCTCATGCGCGACACCGTGTTCTGCGCGCTCGACGCCGACGCCGATACCGCAGCGATCACTGCATCGGTCGAGCGCGCGGTCGCCCGAGTCGCGCACTACGTGCCCGGCTACCGACTCGTGTCCGCCCCGAGGTTCGACGCGCCCCGCGAGGAGTGGAACGGGGCGGCACGGGTCACCGTGATGCTCGAGGTTGAAGGCAACGGCGACTTCCTCCCGCCCTGGGCCGGCAACCTCGACATCATGACGGCGGCCGCCGCTCGTGTCGGTCATCTGTTCGCCGAGCGACTCGAGGGAGCCCTCCGATGA
- a CDS encoding IclR family transcriptional regulator — translation MSPVHRNTEEVSSLGRSVQILRAFLRPTRHMTVEELVRRTDLPKTTVHRLVAELIRLGMLERGPSGLQLGTVVFELGEAAPQSRSLRQAARRTLTDLSHATNQNVGLAVLDGGEVVYLDTYIGRDAPQIPQRGGMRWPAHASCSGKALLAFADDDVADEALARPRRTLTDFTITGDDELRTELEEIRRRGAAFDRQESFLTVSGVAVPVFDANGDVVAAVSISGLSGRINLPRFDIALKAAALTISRAYAAA, via the coding sequence ATGAGTCCCGTTCATCGGAACACCGAAGAGGTATCGTCCCTCGGCAGATCGGTGCAGATCCTTCGCGCGTTCCTCCGTCCTACCCGGCACATGACCGTCGAGGAGCTGGTCCGGCGCACCGACCTGCCCAAGACGACAGTGCATCGGCTCGTCGCCGAGCTCATCCGTCTGGGCATGCTCGAACGAGGACCCTCCGGGCTGCAACTGGGGACCGTCGTGTTCGAGCTCGGCGAAGCGGCGCCCCAGTCCAGATCACTGCGGCAGGCGGCGCGGCGTACCCTCACGGATCTCAGCCACGCGACCAATCAGAACGTGGGGCTGGCGGTCCTCGACGGGGGCGAAGTGGTGTACCTCGACACCTACATCGGACGCGACGCGCCGCAGATCCCCCAACGGGGTGGCATGCGATGGCCGGCGCACGCAAGCTGCTCCGGAAAGGCGCTGCTCGCGTTCGCAGACGACGACGTGGCTGACGAAGCCCTCGCGCGGCCGCGGAGAACGCTCACGGACTTCACGATCACCGGGGACGATGAACTCCGCACGGAGCTGGAGGAGATCCGGCGACGGGGCGCTGCTTTCGATCGCCAGGAGTCGTTCCTCACCGTCTCGGGCGTGGCGGTGCCGGTCTTCGACGCCAACGGCGATGTCGTCGCCGCCGTGTCGATCTCCGGGCTCAGCGGCCGCATCAACCTCCCCCGTTTCGACATTGCCCTGAAGGCGGCGGCGCTGACCATCTCCCGCGCATACGCCGCCGCATGA
- a CDS encoding transposase (programmed frameshift), translating into MSSSSPVALVADDEVVSAPSSPDGPTRRRSFTPGQKLKYLTEYETACETGQGAAYLRRQGLYSSLISEWRKQRDAGLFEGKNPSQEGVPRASAARAEARRRRPDPEPAPSRPAPVNKLSDAERAAVLAVLNSDEFVDKPPLQNYAILLERGRYIGSVATMYRVLAENAQVRKRRRLATHPPRKVPELIATGPGQVYSWDITKLAGPTRGVYYDAYVMIDIFSRHIVGAVVHSCEDGLLAKEMIQDAFGLHGTPQVVHSDGGPSMTSKTVKTVKTVKTVKTVKTVKTVKTVKTVKTLLTDLGVVRSRPRPHVSNDNPYSEARFKTMKYLPVVPVRFVSLPHARQFLDEFVHAYNHHHRHTGIGMHTPADAHHGHADAIEPDRDAALETARRAHPERFTSRRRASPKILDRDPATWINQPPVDELQLAA; encoded by the exons ATGAGTTCGAGTTCCCCGGTCGCGCTGGTCGCCGACGATGAAGTCGTGAGTGCACCCTCGAGTCCCGACGGCCCGACACGTCGCCGTTCGTTCACACCGGGCCAGAAGCTGAAGTACCTGACCGAGTACGAGACCGCGTGCGAGACGGGCCAGGGGGCGGCGTACCTGCGCCGGCAGGGCCTGTATTCCTCGCTGATTTCGGAGTGGCGCAAGCAGCGCGATGCGGGCCTGTTCGAAGGCAAGAACCCGAGCCAAGAGGGCGTGCCGCGTGCCAGCGCCGCCCGTGCAGAAGCCAGACGCCGCCGACCCGACCCGGAACCCGCACCATCCCGCCCGGCGCCGGTGAACAAGCTGTCCGACGCGGAGCGAGCCGCAGTGCTGGCAGTGCTGAACAGTGACGAGTTCGTCGACAAGCCGCCGTTGCAGAACTACGCGATCCTCCTCGAACGCGGCCGGTACATCGGCTCGGTCGCGACGATGTACCGGGTGCTGGCCGAGAACGCACAGGTCCGGAAACGTCGCCGGCTCGCCACGCACCC CCCCCGCAAGGTGCCCGAACTGATCGCCACCGGCCCCGGGCAGGTCTACTCGTGGGACATCACGAAACTCGCCGGCCCCACCCGGGGCGTTTACTACGACGCGTACGTGATGATCGACATCTTCTCCCGCCACATCGTCGGCGCCGTCGTCCACTCCTGTGAGGACGGGCTGCTCGCCAAGGAGATGATCCAAGACGCGTTCGGGCTGCACGGCACCCCGCAGGTCGTGCACTCCGACGGCGGCCCGTCGATGACGTCGAAGACCGTGAAGACCGTGAAGACCGTGAAGACCGTGAAGACCGTGAAGACCGTGAAGACCGTGAAGACCGTGAAGACCGTGAAGACGTTACTCACCGACCTCGGCGTCGTCAGGTCCAGGCCCCGCCCGCACGTCAGTAATGACAACCCATACTCGGAAGCGCGGTTCAAGACGATGAAGTACCTGCCCGTCGTCCCCGTCCGATTCGTCTCTCTGCCGCACGCCCGGCAGTTCCTGGACGAGTTCGTGCACGCCTACAACCATCACCACCGCCACACCGGGATCGGGATGCACACCCCCGCCGATGCCCACCACGGTCACGCCGATGCGATCGAGCCTGACCGTGATGCCGCCCTCGAAACTGCCCGCCGCGCCCACCCGGAGCGGTTCACCAGCCGGCGTCGGGCCAGCCCCAAGATTCTCGACCGCGACCCGGCCACGTGGATCAACCAACCACCAGTCGACGAGCTACAGCTCGCCGCCTGA
- a CDS encoding DUF262 domain-containing protein, with translation MKAVDTNLLDLLKVTSQFEVPIYQRAYAWGEDECKQLWKDIVRAGENSALGAHFTGSVVYVEKAAGTQTSQSPNGNCQGG, from the coding sequence GTGAAGGCCGTCGATACGAATCTGCTTGACCTGCTCAAGGTCACGAGCCAGTTCGAGGTGCCGATCTACCAGCGCGCGTATGCCTGGGGCGAGGACGAGTGCAAGCAGTTGTGGAAGGACATCGTGCGCGCCGGCGAGAACAGCGCGCTTGGTGCGCATTTCACCGGCTCCGTCGTCTACGTCGAGAAGGCCGCCGGCACCCAAACGAGCCAGTCGCCGAACGGAAATTGTCAAGGCGGATGA
- a CDS encoding IS3 family transposase (programmed frameshift): protein MTNSRKRHTPEQVVRKLGQADRILADGADVAAVCRELGVSEQTYYRWRNQYGGLKADDAKRLKELEKQNATLKRLLAEAELEKAALKELAGGKLLGPGRRRAAVAHLIRKLQVSERMACRLAGLSRSAYRRPLRGDTTADPDRALRDWLRQYAKVHPRWGYRRAYHDARAEGWTVNHKKIQRLWAEEGLRVPQRRRRKRVGSSTADAPAASAPNVVWAVDFQFDADEQGRTIKICSIVDEHTRECIGGLVERSITADRLTAHLEDLVAVRGAPAVLRSDNGPEFISEAMADWAGTRTGLSYIPPGSPWRNGYVESFNSRIRDECLNINSFYSLLHAQVIIGDWKTEYNHDRRHSSLGYLAPVDYARQCTHQIEPDNPHTVRT from the exons ATGACGAACAGCAGGAAGCGGCACACCCCGGAGCAGGTCGTCCGCAAGCTCGGGCAGGCCGACCGGATACTCGCTGACGGCGCAGATGTCGCCGCGGTGTGTCGGGAGCTCGGCGTGTCCGAGCAGACCTACTACCGGTGGCGGAACCAGTACGGCGGCCTGAAGGCCGACGACGCGAAACGGCTCAAGGAACTCGAGAAGCAGAACGCCACGTTGAAGCGGTTGCTTGCCGAAGCCGAGCTGGAGAAGGCCGCGCTCAAGGAGCTGGCTG GAGGGAAACTTCTAGGCCCGGGCAGGCGCCGCGCCGCCGTCGCTCACCTGATCAGGAAGCTGCAGGTGAGCGAGCGGATGGCGTGCCGTCTGGCCGGGCTGAGCCGCTCCGCGTACCGTCGCCCACTCAGGGGCGACACGACCGCGGACCCGGACCGGGCGCTGCGGGACTGGCTCCGCCAGTACGCGAAGGTCCACCCCAGGTGGGGGTACCGGCGGGCGTACCACGACGCCCGCGCCGAGGGCTGGACGGTCAACCACAAGAAGATCCAACGACTCTGGGCCGAAGAAGGGCTGCGGGTCCCGCAGCGGCGCCGCCGGAAACGGGTCGGGTCATCGACCGCGGACGCGCCGGCCGCGTCTGCACCGAACGTGGTGTGGGCGGTCGACTTCCAGTTCGACGCCGACGAGCAGGGCCGGACGATCAAGATCTGCTCGATCGTCGACGAACACACTCGGGAATGCATCGGCGGCCTCGTGGAACGCTCGATCACCGCCGACCGGCTTACCGCCCACCTCGAGGACCTCGTCGCCGTCCGCGGCGCTCCCGCGGTGCTCAGATCGGACAACGGGCCCGAGTTCATCAGCGAGGCGATGGCCGACTGGGCCGGCACCCGCACCGGCCTGTCGTACATCCCGCCCGGGTCGCCCTGGCGCAACGGCTACGTCGAGTCGTTCAACAGCCGGATCCGCGACGAGTGCCTGAACATCAACAGCTTCTACTCGCTGCTGCACGCCCAGGTCATCATCGGCGACTGGAAGACCGAGTACAACCACGACCGCCGGCACTCATCGCTCGGGTACCTCGCACCCGTCGACTACGCTCGGCAATGCACCCATCAAATCGAACCCGACAACCCACACACCGTCCGGACCTAA
- a CDS encoding AAA family ATPase: MTDLSRWIETRLEADPTLDDEERLVILAALAGDAELADLVGFQAARGEHKPATGDAADGNEAASVIDVPEPAGAFLQQLKVAGFRGIGPEAKLDFRPGPGLTVVTGRNGSGKSSFAEALEVALTGTTHRWSDKGSKIWSSGWRNLHAADTSTVELTLAEAGVGRTTLSLDWAGATSADGHTTHLQRSGQKRQVGVAALGWDGPLEMYRPMLSYDELGEILTAEPSKLYDALAKMLGLEQLAAGLKRLTARVKTLGEPAGEASKRRSALRARLEPIDDNRARDAAALLKKTAPDLSALGALATGRASAEQGAANRLRTALRLEFPTIEQVQDAHIALADALQNVADASDAATSGLELQAQLLETALRVHEHEGDGDCPVCGTGHLDDMWAATTRERVADAGRRLGELRRANAALAAARTAAHQLIVPTPSILKDLVEDARFADHARTAVSAWAAWETLPETDADLVAHLANIHAPALDALDTMQRDVRSTVEAADDAWTTVAAELGAYVTVATAAAAQKAELDSAKRAEKWLKDADGRLKNERLDPIATQAAEIWDLLRQESNVEIDGLRLEGSNTTRRAVIRTKVDDEEANGVTVLSQGELHALALALFLPRATMAESPFRFVVLDDPVQAMDPAKVDGLVQVLGRIAVDRQVIVFSHDNRFADAVRRASINAQVLEITRESRSRVSTSVTFDPPSRYLRDAGAIIKDRQLPEHVLRRVLPGMLRFAVEAQARDRYFGKQLAAGATHGDLERTWERAKVTRDRVSLAVYGDIRSLDSWLKAPHRRRGLGVCSSGNHSPLRGDVTLAHADVVQMVGDLRAGVK; the protein is encoded by the coding sequence ATGACTGATCTGTCCCGTTGGATCGAGACCCGACTCGAAGCCGACCCCACCCTCGATGACGAGGAGCGGCTCGTTATCCTCGCCGCCCTTGCGGGCGACGCCGAGCTGGCCGACCTCGTCGGGTTCCAGGCGGCCCGCGGTGAGCACAAACCCGCAACCGGCGACGCCGCCGACGGCAACGAGGCTGCGTCCGTCATCGACGTACCTGAGCCCGCAGGCGCCTTCCTGCAGCAGCTCAAGGTTGCAGGCTTCCGGGGCATCGGCCCGGAGGCGAAGCTCGACTTCCGCCCAGGCCCTGGCCTGACCGTCGTAACCGGGCGCAACGGCTCGGGAAAGTCGAGCTTCGCCGAAGCCCTGGAGGTCGCGCTTACCGGCACCACGCACCGGTGGAGCGACAAGGGCAGCAAGATCTGGTCGAGCGGCTGGCGCAACCTGCACGCCGCGGACACGTCGACTGTCGAGCTCACCCTTGCCGAAGCCGGCGTCGGCAGGACCACGCTCTCCCTCGACTGGGCCGGCGCTACGAGCGCCGACGGCCACACCACCCACCTCCAGCGGTCCGGGCAGAAGCGCCAGGTCGGCGTCGCCGCCCTCGGTTGGGACGGTCCGCTCGAGATGTACCGCCCCATGCTCAGCTACGACGAACTCGGCGAGATCCTCACGGCCGAGCCGAGCAAGCTCTACGACGCCCTCGCCAAAATGCTCGGCCTCGAGCAGCTCGCCGCCGGCCTCAAGCGGCTGACCGCGAGAGTGAAGACGCTCGGGGAACCGGCGGGCGAGGCATCCAAGCGGCGCAGCGCCCTGCGCGCACGACTCGAGCCGATCGACGATAATCGAGCCCGCGATGCGGCGGCACTCCTGAAGAAGACTGCTCCAGATCTCAGCGCGCTCGGCGCGCTCGCGACCGGGCGCGCCAGCGCCGAACAAGGCGCTGCGAACCGGCTTCGCACGGCGCTTCGGCTCGAATTCCCTACCATCGAGCAGGTGCAGGATGCCCACATCGCGCTCGCGGACGCCCTGCAGAATGTGGCCGACGCCAGCGACGCCGCGACCTCAGGTTTGGAGCTGCAGGCGCAGCTGCTCGAGACTGCACTCCGTGTGCACGAGCATGAGGGCGACGGCGACTGTCCGGTCTGCGGCACGGGCCACCTCGACGACATGTGGGCGGCCACGACCCGCGAGCGCGTCGCAGACGCAGGGCGGCGCCTGGGTGAGCTCCGTCGCGCGAACGCGGCGCTCGCCGCCGCCCGCACGGCCGCGCACCAACTCATCGTGCCGACACCGAGCATCCTGAAGGACCTGGTTGAGGATGCTCGCTTCGCCGATCACGCACGCACGGCCGTGAGCGCGTGGGCAGCCTGGGAGACCCTCCCCGAGACCGATGCCGACCTGGTAGCGCACCTCGCGAACATCCATGCCCCGGCACTCGACGCGCTCGACACGATGCAGCGCGACGTGCGCTCGACGGTGGAAGCCGCCGACGACGCGTGGACGACCGTTGCGGCCGAACTCGGCGCCTACGTGACGGTCGCAACGGCGGCAGCGGCGCAGAAGGCGGAACTCGACTCGGCCAAGCGGGCCGAGAAGTGGCTTAAGGATGCCGACGGGCGCCTCAAGAACGAGCGGCTCGACCCGATCGCGACGCAGGCCGCCGAGATCTGGGACCTGCTTCGTCAGGAGAGCAACGTCGAAATCGACGGGCTGCGCCTCGAGGGCTCGAACACGACCCGGCGCGCGGTCATCCGGACGAAGGTCGACGACGAGGAAGCGAACGGCGTTACCGTGCTCAGCCAGGGCGAACTGCACGCGCTCGCCCTCGCGCTGTTCCTGCCGCGCGCGACCATGGCCGAGAGTCCGTTCCGATTCGTCGTGCTCGACGACCCCGTTCAGGCGATGGACCCCGCCAAGGTCGACGGGCTGGTGCAGGTGCTCGGTCGCATCGCGGTCGACCGCCAGGTCATCGTGTTCTCGCATGACAACCGATTCGCGGATGCGGTGCGACGCGCGAGCATCAACGCGCAGGTGCTCGAGATCACTCGCGAGAGCCGATCGCGGGTCAGCACGAGCGTGACCTTCGATCCCCCCAGCCGCTATCTGCGCGATGCCGGCGCCATCATCAAAGACCGGCAGCTGCCCGAGCATGTGCTGCGCCGCGTGCTGCCCGGGATGCTGCGCTTCGCCGTCGAAGCGCAGGCTCGCGACCGGTACTTCGGTAAGCAGCTCGCGGCAGGTGCCACGCACGGCGACCTCGAACGCACCTGGGAGCGGGCGAAGGTGACGCGCGACCGCGTCTCGCTCGCCGTCTACGGCGACATCCGCAGCCTCGACAGCTGGCTCAAGGCGCCTCATCGACGCCGAGGGCTGGGTGTGTGCTCGTCGGGCAATCACTCGCCGCTCCGCGGTGACGTGACGCTCGCACACGCCGACGTCGTGCAGATGGTCGGCGACCTCCGGGCCGGCGTGAAGTGA
- a CDS encoding HNH endonuclease — protein MPLPLRDYLELTVDDARKQWLRVATRSQPAPGARQEDYRPVESLMCFFLGLDSPLSENGHLNLRTSDPRVQLFAQQFKRSEKSLSSKLNNLVGRDGRSKGAKHEREVGIELTNSPSLLQALYAVLIEGARQAGLGRDQVPDFLGLETREFQAVNDSVRARAAEYNDEVDDRLRLLDATETVDRVTEKMVRGTVRVGQQVFARQVLAASSFACAFCGLSALKHGMPSSRLLVASHIKAWSVSSSADRLNPSNGIAACPTHDAAFESHLIGIDHSGRILRSKAVIDAVAVDASWERSFGDATLAPQLLVTSASKLPDPIFVDYYAAEAAQLQVEYLSWPLPAPLADRLAAQ, from the coding sequence GTGCCGCTCCCGCTGCGTGACTATCTCGAACTCACCGTCGACGACGCTCGCAAGCAGTGGCTGCGCGTGGCCACCCGATCACAACCTGCCCCCGGCGCGCGGCAGGAGGACTACCGGCCGGTCGAATCGTTGATGTGCTTCTTCCTCGGGCTCGACTCGCCGCTCTCGGAGAACGGGCACCTCAATCTCCGAACGAGCGACCCTCGAGTGCAGCTCTTCGCGCAGCAGTTCAAGCGCTCCGAGAAAAGCCTGTCGAGCAAGCTCAACAACCTGGTCGGCCGAGACGGGCGCTCGAAGGGCGCGAAGCACGAGCGGGAGGTCGGGATCGAGCTCACGAACAGCCCGTCACTCCTCCAGGCGCTCTACGCCGTGCTCATCGAGGGCGCCCGCCAAGCCGGCCTCGGTCGCGACCAGGTGCCGGACTTCCTCGGTCTCGAGACTCGCGAGTTCCAGGCCGTGAACGACTCGGTACGCGCACGGGCCGCGGAGTACAACGATGAAGTCGATGACCGCCTCCGTCTGCTCGACGCAACCGAAACCGTCGACAGAGTCACCGAGAAGATGGTGCGCGGCACGGTGCGTGTTGGCCAACAGGTCTTCGCACGCCAGGTCTTGGCGGCATCCTCCTTCGCTTGTGCCTTCTGCGGGCTCAGCGCGCTCAAGCACGGCATGCCCTCGTCTAGGCTCCTCGTTGCCTCGCACATCAAGGCCTGGAGTGTGAGTTCGAGCGCCGACCGACTCAACCCCAGCAACGGCATCGCCGCCTGCCCCACGCACGACGCCGCCTTCGAGAGCCACCTCATCGGCATCGACCACAGCGGCAGGATCCTCAGATCGAAAGCAGTGATCGACGCAGTGGCTGTCGACGCCTCGTGGGAACGCTCGTTCGGCGACGCAACGCTGGCCCCGCAGCTTCTCGTGACGAGCGCCTCGAAGCTCCCCGACCCGATCTTCGTCGACTACTACGCGGCAGAAGCCGCGCAGTTACAGGTCGAGTACCTGTCGTGGCCGCTACCCGCGCCCCTGGCAGATCGGCTGGCCGCACAGTAG